In one Silene latifolia isolate original U9 population chromosome 10, ASM4854445v1, whole genome shotgun sequence genomic region, the following are encoded:
- the LOC141607926 gene encoding protein FAR-RED IMPAIRED RESPONSE 1-like — protein MAFTPFTGVDNHKRSVTFCAALVAHEDVDSFQWVLKRFLVALGGKESNYIITDQDPGILKAVPLVFKKARHRFCMWHIMNKVPTKYGVTREDYIVFIRKLNTIIWDEDIEAAEFDARWEEIGEEHGLNNIDWFKEMFSKRNQWVMAHCRDLEMGAVMRTTQRSKSENSFFKRFEGKSGTLLEFFLRFKSAMDQQRHTHKKLDNEDKHTSPKMETHLALEADGAKVYTHKVFKEFQEEAKYSIDTCKSRGFAEIDSLEVTTVRDASRDRNYDVTYCPVTYKASCSCRMLERKGILCRHIIWIYSSNGVKTIPDEYVVNRWCKDALRSKSFNCNGDPAEEIDIIDAKQISMSKMWSEVHQTVGILMGRSKEVVDSFSSLIKDFKDKLAL, from the exons ATGGCTTTCACACCGTTCACCGGGGTGGATAACCATAAGCGGTCTGTCACATTCTGTGCAGCCCTTGTCGCACATGAGGATGTTGATTCCTTTCAGTGGGTTTTGAAACGTTTCCTGGTGGCACTGGGTGGAAAGGagtctaattatattattaccgATCAGGATCCAGGCATTTTGAAAGCGGTGCCACTTGTGTTCAAGAAAGCGAGgcaccgattttgcatgtggcatatcatgaacaaaGTACCTACTAAGTATGGGGTGACAAGAGAAGATTATATTGTATTTATAAGGAAACTAAATACCATTATATGGGATGAGGACATTGAAGCGGCAGAATTCGATGCCAGATGGGAAGAGATAGGCGAAGAACATGGACTCAATAACATTGACTGGTTTAAAGAAATGTTCTCGAAAAGGAACCAGTGGGTAATGGCACATTGTAGGGACCTAGAGATGGGAGCTGTTATGAGGACGACCCAAAGATCAAAGAGTGAAAATAGTTTTTTTAAAAGATTTGAGGGCAAATCAGGTACATTGCTTGAGTTTTTTCTGCGTTTTAAGAGTGCTATGGACCAACAACGGCATACGCATAAGAAGCTTGACAACGAAGACAAGCACACTTCTCCTAAAATGGAGACGCATTTGGCTCTTGAGGCTGACGGTGCAAAGGTGTACACTCATAAAGTTTTTAAGGAGTTCCAAGAGGAGGCCAAGTATTCGATTGATACATGTAAGAGTAGAGGTTTTGCCGAAATCGACTCTTTAGAGGTGACTACTGTAAGAGATGCAAGCAGGGACAGGAATTACGATGTTACGTACTGCCCAG TTACGTATAAAGCAAGTTGCAGCTGCAGAATGCTTGAAAGGAAGGGAATTCTGTGCAGGCATATAATATGGATTTACTCATCTAACGGAGTGAAGACTATACCGGATGAGTATGTTGTGAACAGATGGTGTAAAGATGCACTCCGGTCAAAATCCTTCAATTGTAATGGTGATCCAGCCGAAGAGATTGATATAATAGATGCCAAGCAGATTTCCATGTCAAAAATGTGGTCCGAAGTACACCAGACAGTTGGGATACTGATGGGAAGAAGCAAGGAAGTAGTTGACAGCTTTTCGTCTCTCATAAAAGATTTTAAGGACAAACTGGCACTTTAG